One Curtobacterium herbarum genomic window carries:
- a CDS encoding DEAD/DEAH box helicase, with the protein MVDKALRDRLQTLSEVATEVRHHRASIQDAATSAKDALLTRRLTITGPALSCSVLPLRLTDTTRASAMQHAVTLPHADRAAEDVLTVLTKDVPVALADEDAASGIAGIFAGRERREAAARAEQYLTNTLAWLDNGALTALKAIDTRHVPRHDATLDALLDTEGPLLTATAHLGPVALIDLAPMAHLPTTIATLRSVVETEQEARARVLDAGHRVRDVAARRELNTMDIDRLREVTRDQLRLGAVRDAGIQTVGELLRAPIVAGHLPGIGETTAARINAAARSMQDAAREDAAIQIDARRQDTASVALVSALRQWEAAKNGGGPRAAVLVDELAPLADAVAQRAVLGIVHQPGARASGSFNPAEGAVERIEADVDDARQRAVRAAGDRDRIATTDDWSDFLDRPASYFALLDEVGLTDSTTAGRGSLPEGLIEQIEQFHLDTSLLSASLRGYQRFGAAFALVQERVVIGDEMGLGKTVEALAAIAHVAATATEGMPRFVVVCPAAVVANWLRETEKHTSVPAFRIHGAERVRGISGWLRDGGVAVTTFETLEWFRAHVPEEQRFAAVIVDEAHYVKNPDAKRTKHTRAILERSDRALLMSGTPLENKVEEFRVLIDHIRPDLMVDQDDDDPLAFRKQIAPVYLRRSQEDVLTELPELVEVEEWTDLTPAEAERYATAVDTDSFHTMRQLAMLDGATSSKIAALRDVVAEARSTGRKTIVFSHYRAVLEAVLASVDGTVFGPLSGSTSPSGRQDMIDEFSAAAPGSVLVAQIIAGGVGLNIQAASVVVICEPQLKPTTEWQAIARARRMGQLDVVQVHRLLSEDGVDAALVRMLARKTRTFADFAAVSDTASASVQAVDISESQLIAQVLADERARLATERAQTADGRTAGAATSEPAV; encoded by the coding sequence ATGGTCGACAAAGCACTCCGTGACCGCCTGCAGACACTGTCCGAGGTGGCCACCGAGGTCCGCCATCACCGCGCCTCCATCCAGGACGCAGCCACGTCGGCGAAGGACGCCCTCCTCACCCGCCGTCTGACGATCACCGGCCCAGCCCTCTCCTGCTCCGTCCTCCCCCTCCGCCTCACCGACACGACCCGGGCGTCGGCGATGCAGCACGCCGTCACCCTCCCCCACGCCGACCGCGCCGCCGAGGACGTCCTCACCGTCCTGACGAAGGACGTCCCCGTGGCCCTCGCCGACGAGGACGCCGCCTCCGGCATCGCCGGCATCTTCGCCGGCCGAGAGCGCCGCGAGGCAGCAGCACGCGCCGAGCAGTACCTGACGAACACCCTCGCGTGGCTCGACAACGGCGCCCTCACCGCGCTGAAGGCGATCGACACCCGCCACGTCCCCCGCCACGACGCCACGCTCGACGCGCTCCTCGACACCGAGGGCCCGCTCCTCACCGCGACCGCACACCTCGGCCCGGTCGCCCTGATCGACCTCGCCCCGATGGCGCACCTCCCCACCACGATCGCGACGCTCCGGTCGGTGGTCGAGACCGAACAGGAGGCCCGTGCGCGCGTCCTCGACGCCGGCCACCGTGTGCGGGACGTCGCGGCTCGGCGTGAGTTGAACACGATGGACATCGACCGGCTCCGCGAGGTCACCCGCGACCAGCTCCGCCTCGGCGCGGTCCGGGACGCCGGTATCCAGACCGTTGGTGAGCTCCTGCGGGCTCCGATCGTCGCGGGCCACCTGCCGGGCATCGGCGAGACCACGGCCGCTCGCATCAACGCCGCCGCCCGGTCGATGCAGGACGCGGCTCGCGAGGACGCCGCCATCCAGATCGACGCCCGTCGCCAGGACACCGCGAGCGTGGCCTTGGTGTCAGCACTCCGGCAGTGGGAGGCCGCGAAGAACGGCGGCGGCCCCCGTGCGGCCGTCCTCGTCGACGAGCTCGCTCCCCTGGCGGACGCGGTCGCGCAGCGAGCGGTCCTGGGCATCGTGCACCAGCCGGGCGCACGGGCCTCCGGGTCGTTCAACCCGGCCGAGGGTGCCGTCGAGCGGATCGAGGCGGACGTCGACGACGCCCGCCAGCGCGCGGTCCGCGCAGCGGGCGACCGCGACCGGATCGCGACGACGGACGACTGGAGCGACTTCCTCGACCGCCCGGCCAGCTACTTCGCCCTCCTGGACGAGGTCGGGCTCACCGACTCGACGACGGCCGGCCGCGGGTCGCTGCCCGAGGGCCTGATCGAGCAGATCGAGCAGTTCCACCTGGACACGTCCCTCCTGTCCGCGTCGCTCCGCGGGTACCAGCGCTTCGGTGCGGCGTTCGCGCTCGTGCAGGAGCGGGTCGTCATCGGTGACGAGATGGGCCTCGGCAAGACGGTGGAGGCGCTCGCGGCGATCGCGCACGTGGCCGCCACTGCGACCGAGGGCATGCCCCGCTTCGTGGTCGTGTGCCCGGCGGCGGTGGTGGCGAACTGGCTGCGCGAGACCGAGAAGCACACGTCGGTGCCGGCGTTCCGCATCCACGGCGCCGAGCGGGTGCGCGGGATCAGCGGCTGGCTGCGTGACGGCGGGGTCGCCGTCACGACGTTCGAGACGCTCGAGTGGTTCCGCGCGCACGTGCCCGAGGAGCAGCGGTTCGCCGCGGTCATCGTCGACGAGGCGCACTACGTCAAGAACCCCGACGCGAAGCGCACGAAGCACACCCGCGCGATCCTGGAACGCTCGGACCGGGCCCTGCTCATGTCCGGCACCCCGCTCGAGAACAAGGTCGAGGAGTTCCGGGTCCTCATCGACCACATCCGCCCGGACCTGATGGTCGATCAGGACGACGACGACCCGCTGGCGTTCCGCAAGCAGATCGCGCCGGTGTACCTCCGCCGCAGCCAGGAGGACGTCCTCACCGAGCTCCCCGAACTCGTCGAGGTCGAGGAGTGGACCGACCTCACCCCCGCCGAGGCCGAGCGCTACGCCACCGCGGTCGATACCGACAGCTTCCACACGATGCGGCAGCTCGCGATGCTCGACGGCGCCACCTCGAGCAAGATCGCCGCGCTGCGCGACGTCGTCGCCGAGGCCCGCTCAACCGGCCGCAAGACCATCGTCTTCTCCCACTACCGCGCCGTCCTGGAGGCGGTGCTCGCCTCCGTCGACGGCACCGTCTTCGGTCCGTTGAGCGGTTCCACGTCGCCCTCCGGGCGGCAGGACATGATCGACGAGTTCTCCGCCGCGGCCCCGGGATCGGTGCTGGTCGCGCAGATCATCGCCGGTGGCGTGGGCCTGAACATCCAGGCCGCGTCGGTCGTGGTGATCTGCGAGCCGCAGCTCAAGCCGACGACGGAGTGGCAGGCGATCGCCCGAGCCCGACGCATGGGGCAGCTCGACGTCGTGCAGGTGCACCGGCTGCTGTCCGAGGACGGCGTCGACGCAGCCCTCGTCCGGATGCTCGCGCGGAAGACCCGCACGTTCGCGGACTTCGCGGCCGTCAGTGACACGGCGAGTGCGTCGGTGCAGGCGGTCGACATCTCCGAGTCGCAGCTCATCGCGCAGGTGCTCGCCGACGAGCGAGCGCGGCTGGCGACCGAGCGAGCGCAGACGGCGGACGGGCGGACCGCCGGAGCCGCGACGTCGGAACCGGCCGTCTGA